From a single Nostoc edaphicum CCNP1411 genomic region:
- the glgB gene encoding 1,4-alpha-glucan branching enzyme, with the protein MSMTTIAPEQVNSIVWNQHNDPFEILGSHPIEQDGKTVWAVRAYLPNASAAWVVLPEQRKEYPMQTVHDPHFFECTIETAELANYQLRIKEGEHERVIYDPYAFRSPRLTDFDLHLFGEGNHHRIYEKLGAHPTEIDGVKGVYFAVWAPNARNVSLLGDFNLWDGRKNQMRKGPTGVWELFIPEIGVGEHYKYEIKNFEGHIYEKSDPYGFYQEPRPKTASIVTDLDAYSWNDESWMEKRRHTEPLTQPVSVYEVHLGSWLHASSAEPAKLPNGETEKVVVVSELKPGARFLTYRELADRLIPYVKELGYTHLELLPIAEHPFDGSWGYQVTGYYAPTSRFGSPEDFMYFVDKCHENDIGVIVDWVPGHFPKDGHGLAFFDGSHLYEHADPRKGEHKEWGTLVFNYGRHEVSNFLAANALFWFDKYHIDGIRVDAVASMLYNDYCRKPGEWLPNQYGGRENLEAADFLRQVNHIIFSYFPGILSIAEESTSWPMVSWPTYTGGLGFNLKWNMGWMHDMLDYFSMDPWFRQFHQNNITFSMWYNHSENFMLALSHDEVVHGKSNIIGKMPGDTWQKLANIRCLFSYMFAHPGKKTMFMSMEFGQWSEWNAWADLEWQLLQHEPHQQLKTFFRELNHLYRSEPVLYTQDFAEPGFEWIDCSDNRHSVVSFIRRDKDTDDFAIVVCNFTPQPHSHYRIGVPQKGFYTELFNSDARQYGGSNMGNLGGKWTDDWSLHSRPYSLDLCLPPLGVLILKLDKKKTAEVMG; encoded by the coding sequence ATGTCCATGACCACGATCGCCCCTGAACAGGTTAACAGCATCGTTTGGAATCAGCATAACGATCCCTTTGAAATACTAGGTTCTCATCCCATAGAACAAGACGGCAAAACTGTCTGGGCTGTGCGGGCCTACCTACCAAATGCAAGTGCAGCATGGGTCGTTCTTCCTGAACAACGCAAGGAATACCCAATGCAAACGGTGCATGATCCTCACTTTTTTGAATGCACCATTGAAACTGCCGAACTGGCAAACTACCAGTTACGGATTAAAGAAGGAGAACATGAGCGTGTCATTTATGATCCTTACGCTTTCCGTTCTCCCCGCTTGACAGACTTTGACTTGCATTTATTTGGTGAAGGCAACCATCACCGGATATATGAAAAATTGGGAGCGCACCCCACGGAAATAGACGGCGTGAAAGGCGTTTATTTTGCCGTTTGGGCACCCAACGCTCGTAATGTTTCATTGTTGGGAGATTTTAATCTCTGGGATGGACGTAAAAACCAGATGCGTAAAGGCCCCACCGGAGTTTGGGAATTATTTATTCCTGAAATTGGTGTGGGAGAGCATTACAAATATGAAATCAAAAATTTTGAAGGACATATTTATGAAAAATCTGATCCTTACGGTTTCTACCAGGAACCCCGCCCGAAAACGGCATCCATTGTCACTGATTTAGATGCTTACAGTTGGAATGATGAAAGCTGGATGGAAAAGCGGCGTCACACTGAACCCCTCACCCAGCCCGTCTCAGTCTACGAAGTACATTTAGGCTCTTGGTTACACGCTTCGAGTGCGGAACCAGCTAAACTCCCCAATGGTGAAACGGAAAAGGTAGTTGTCGTTTCTGAACTGAAACCGGGCGCACGTTTCCTTACCTATCGGGAACTGGCAGACCGACTCATTCCTTATGTCAAAGAATTAGGATACACCCATCTTGAATTGCTCCCCATTGCGGAGCATCCCTTTGATGGTTCTTGGGGTTATCAAGTGACTGGGTACTATGCCCCCACCTCGCGTTTTGGCAGCCCCGAAGATTTCATGTATTTTGTTGACAAATGTCACGAAAATGATATTGGGGTAATTGTGGATTGGGTTCCCGGCCACTTCCCTAAAGATGGACATGGTTTAGCTTTCTTTGATGGTAGCCATTTATATGAACACGCCGACCCCCGTAAAGGCGAACATAAAGAATGGGGGACTTTGGTGTTCAACTACGGTCGTCATGAAGTTAGTAATTTCCTCGCAGCAAACGCCCTCTTCTGGTTTGACAAGTACCACATTGATGGGATTCGGGTTGATGCTGTTGCCTCGATGCTCTATAACGACTATTGCCGCAAACCAGGAGAATGGTTGCCCAACCAATACGGCGGTAGAGAAAACCTAGAAGCAGCAGATTTTCTGCGTCAGGTAAATCACATTATCTTTAGCTATTTCCCCGGTATTCTCTCAATTGCGGAAGAATCTACTTCTTGGCCAATGGTATCTTGGCCCACCTACACAGGCGGACTGGGCTTTAACTTGAAGTGGAATATGGGCTGGATGCACGATATGCTGGATTATTTCAGCATGGACCCTTGGTTCCGCCAGTTCCACCAAAACAATATCACCTTTAGTATGTGGTACAACCACAGCGAGAACTTCATGCTGGCTCTGTCCCACGATGAAGTTGTGCATGGTAAGAGCAATATCATCGGCAAAATGCCAGGGGATACATGGCAGAAGTTAGCTAATATACGTTGTTTATTTAGCTATATGTTTGCTCACCCAGGCAAGAAAACCATGTTTATGAGCATGGAGTTTGGGCAGTGGAGTGAGTGGAATGCTTGGGCAGATTTGGAGTGGCAGTTATTGCAGCATGAACCACACCAACAGTTAAAAACGTTTTTCCGGGAATTGAACCATCTCTACCGTTCTGAGCCAGTTTTGTACACGCAGGATTTTGCGGAACCGGGGTTTGAGTGGATTGACTGTAGCGACAATCGCCATAGTGTAGTTTCCTTTATCCGTCGTGACAAGGATACTGATGATTTTGCGATCGTGGTTTGCAATTTTACACCGCAACCCCATTCTCACTATCGCATCGGTGTGCCGCAAAAAGGATTTTATACGGAGTTGTTCAATAGTGATGCGCGTCAGTATGGCGGCAGCAATATGGGTAACTTAGGCGGTAAGTGGACAGATGATTGGTCTTTGCACAGTCGTCCTTATTCTCTAGATTTGTGTTTACCACCTTTGGGTGTGTTGATTCTCAAGTTGGATAAGAAGAAGACTGCTGAGGTGATGGGATAA
- a CDS encoding Uma2 family endonuclease — MVLQVNPIQKEPIVTWEALPADFILPDDPVENIQQPAIAAALTDALGSTGRIQPQMLIGSNFGLVATVNKKIVVKAPDWFYVPQVQSVGTNVVRRSYTPNLEGAVVAVVMEFLSDTEGGELSVRSTPPYGKLYYYEKILQVPTYVTYDPYEPSIELRCLQNGQYTLQQADANGRYWIPELELFLGIWQGERLCQTMNWLRWWDREGNLLLWSSEQAQQERQRAEQERQRADILAAKLRELGIDPDA, encoded by the coding sequence ATGGTTCTACAAGTTAACCCCATTCAAAAAGAACCAATTGTTACTTGGGAAGCACTTCCAGCCGACTTCATTTTACCAGACGATCCAGTGGAAAATATTCAACAACCCGCGATCGCTGCTGCGCTTACCGATGCTTTGGGAAGCACAGGACGCATCCAACCTCAAATGCTGATTGGCTCTAATTTTGGACTTGTAGCCACAGTCAACAAAAAAATCGTTGTCAAAGCACCAGACTGGTTTTATGTTCCTCAAGTGCAGTCTGTGGGAACAAATGTTGTTCGTCGCAGCTATACCCCAAATTTAGAAGGTGCTGTGGTGGCTGTGGTGATGGAATTTCTCTCAGACACAGAAGGGGGAGAACTCTCAGTCCGCTCAACTCCACCCTACGGTAAACTCTATTATTACGAAAAGATTCTCCAAGTTCCAACCTACGTAACCTACGACCCTTACGAACCAAGCATAGAGCTACGCTGCTTGCAAAATGGACAATATACCTTGCAGCAAGCAGACGCCAATGGACGTTACTGGATTCCTGAGTTAGAGTTATTTCTCGGAATTTGGCAAGGTGAAAGATTATGTCAAACCATGAATTGGTTGCGTTGGTGGGATAGAGAAGGAAATTTGCTGTTGTGGAGCAGCGAACAAGCCCAACAAGAACGCCAACGTGCTGAACAGGAACGCCAACGTGCTGATATATTAGCAGCTAAGTTACGTGAGCTAGGTATTGACCCTGATGCTTAG
- a CDS encoding mechanosensitive ion channel family protein: MNSFHHFRKAIAILVIVFMMIGWLLTTEMSVQAQSRPTAHITVDGRQLFELSEAGQFSAENRAADANLILREAVRSSGGVKVEIVETNQLPVILVNNRHLLTVTQQDTFTGRTKQEQAEIWAQRIREAVEQGQEERKLDYFWRAILIVALSVLGAIALHFLLGWVGRYWLRRLVPREANHPETGAQPKGIELFLQLTLVVVRSLLWIGIAIYITDLFPLTREWSRSIANILWMSLTSPVITIGESSYSVINIIIFISLLFGVLAIAGTLTNLLRSRVLRMTNVSRGVQESIAIAIYYSLIFIGTVLLLQIWGLDISSLAIVASVFGVAIGFGLQGVAKELVSGFVITFERAIEIGDFVQIGEFMGTVERLNARSTYLRTLDDIVVIVPNSRFLDTEVVNWNHQTSASRLVLPIRVAYGVSINTIRSALLEVALTNPDILKKPHPTVWFQGYGEDFLNFQLLVWISKPRKQFQIKSDLYFQIDEILRQNNINIPFPQRSLHLRTGSLPLELSPQLENSLSQLSEGLINLLKNQLQKDTANGANNSSAKTQSEKSDSE, translated from the coding sequence ATGAATAGCTTTCATCACTTTCGGAAAGCCATTGCCATCCTGGTAATTGTCTTCATGATGATTGGATGGCTGTTAACTACTGAAATGTCGGTGCAAGCTCAATCAAGACCAACTGCTCATATTACAGTAGATGGTCGTCAGTTATTTGAACTTTCAGAAGCAGGACAATTTAGCGCGGAAAATCGTGCTGCTGATGCCAACTTAATTTTAAGAGAAGCAGTCCGTTCTTCAGGTGGTGTCAAAGTAGAAATTGTAGAAACTAATCAATTACCTGTAATTCTGGTAAATAATCGTCACCTATTAACAGTGACTCAACAAGATACTTTCACTGGGAGAACAAAACAGGAACAAGCAGAAATTTGGGCGCAACGAATTAGAGAAGCAGTTGAACAAGGTCAAGAAGAACGCAAATTAGATTATTTTTGGCGGGCAATATTAATAGTAGCTTTATCTGTATTAGGCGCGATCGCACTCCATTTTCTTTTGGGTTGGGTTGGGCGCTATTGGTTAAGGCGACTGGTTCCTAGAGAAGCTAATCACCCAGAAACGGGAGCGCAACCCAAAGGAATCGAGCTATTTTTACAATTGACGCTGGTTGTAGTGCGATCGCTACTGTGGATAGGAATAGCTATCTACATTACCGACTTATTCCCCTTAACGCGAGAATGGAGCAGAAGTATTGCCAATATTCTCTGGATGAGCTTAACTTCCCCAGTGATTACTATTGGTGAAAGTTCTTATTCAGTCATCAATATAATTATCTTCATCAGCTTACTTTTTGGAGTCTTAGCGATTGCTGGAACTTTAACTAATCTGCTGCGATCGCGCGTATTACGCATGACAAATGTTAGCCGTGGTGTGCAAGAATCAATTGCCATTGCTATCTATTACAGTCTAATTTTTATCGGAACAGTTTTATTACTACAAATTTGGGGTTTAGACATCAGTTCTTTAGCAATAGTAGCCAGTGTCTTTGGTGTAGCGATCGGCTTTGGCTTACAGGGAGTTGCTAAAGAATTAGTAAGCGGTTTTGTAATTACTTTTGAACGCGCTATTGAAATTGGCGACTTTGTGCAAATTGGCGAGTTTATGGGAACAGTAGAGCGTTTAAATGCTCGCAGCACCTACCTCCGTACCTTAGATGATATAGTAGTGATTGTGCCAAATTCCCGTTTTTTAGATACAGAAGTAGTCAATTGGAACCATCAGACTTCAGCATCTCGTCTAGTATTACCAATACGAGTTGCTTATGGTGTGAGTATCAATACTATACGCTCTGCATTATTAGAAGTAGCGCTGACAAATCCTGATATTTTAAAAAAACCACATCCTACTGTTTGGTTTCAAGGATATGGTGAAGATTTTTTAAACTTTCAGTTATTAGTTTGGATTTCTAAACCCCGCAAGCAGTTTCAAATTAAGAGCGACTTATATTTTCAGATTGATGAGATTCTCAGACAAAACAACATCAATATTCCCTTCCCCCAACGCTCCCTGCATTTGCGTACTGGTAGCTTACCCTTAGAACTTTCACCACAGTTAGAAAATTCATTATCACAACTTTCTGAAGGTTTAATTAATTTGTTAAAAAATCAGTTACAGAAAGACACTGCAAATGGTGCTAATAATTCATCTGCAAAAACTCAAAGTGAAAAATCAGATTCAGAGTAA
- a CDS encoding class I SAM-dependent methyltransferase has translation MKDIFFCPEESNFYSNCLENFVLRNCKNYESIVEFGSGDGSPVINSLLRNKFDGIIQGFELNTSAWKVANSTIDEYDLTNKYIIHNSSLFNSSQPDADYLVANPPYLPAPDNDIYMPLLFGGVDGATVTNKLLSLGYENVLVLISSFSNPTSTLNLAKENGYSVQNFMVLPLQFGYYSSDPKVKKHIEKLRKNKMAFYSGDYYFLAGVLFKKCQESVIDLSNQLAQVMTSL, from the coding sequence ATGAAAGATATCTTTTTTTGTCCTGAAGAATCTAATTTCTACTCAAACTGCTTAGAAAACTTTGTTCTCAGAAATTGTAAAAATTACGAATCTATTGTTGAGTTTGGTTCAGGAGATGGTAGCCCTGTAATTAATTCTTTATTGAGAAATAAGTTTGATGGAATCATTCAGGGATTTGAGTTAAATACTTCTGCATGGAAAGTCGCAAATTCAACTATCGATGAATACGATCTCACTAATAAGTACATTATCCATAATTCATCTTTGTTTAATTCTTCTCAACCCGATGCCGATTACCTTGTAGCCAATCCACCCTATCTACCTGCACCGGATAACGATATTTATATGCCACTCTTATTTGGAGGCGTAGATGGAGCTACAGTTACCAACAAGCTTTTATCGTTAGGTTATGAAAATGTGTTGGTTTTAATATCTAGTTTTTCTAATCCAACAAGTACGCTAAACCTCGCAAAAGAAAATGGTTATTCTGTTCAAAACTTCATGGTTTTACCTTTGCAGTTCGGCTACTATAGCTCTGATCCCAAGGTAAAGAAGCACATCGAAAAACTCCGAAAAAATAAGATGGCATTTTATTCTGGCGATTATTATTTTCTAGCTGGCGTTTTATTTAAAAAATGCCAGGAATCTGTAATTGATTTATCTAATCAATTAGCTCAGGTGATGACTAGTTTGTGA
- a CDS encoding glycerophosphodiester phosphodiesterase — MTRILQNTPAIIIAHRGASGYRPEHTLAAYELGIALGADYIEPDLVSTKDGVLIARHENEISETTDVASHAEFAYRQTTKIIDGESKTGWFTEDFTLTEIKTLRAKERIGQLRSQNTTYDGLLEIPTLQEIIDLVKVKSAEINRAIGIYPETKHPTYFQSIGLALEAPLLATLTANGYQGANAPVFIQSFEVGNLQDLSTKTDLPLVQLLNDSGKPYDFVVSGCNRTYADLATASGLEEIAKYAQAVGVHKNLLVPRDSNGKLQSPTSLVTDAHAAGLLVHVWTFRNEDCFLPLDFQGNPQGEYELFFSLGIDGVFSDYPDTAFAVTENPRFKLGSP; from the coding sequence ATGACTAGAATTCTGCAAAATACACCTGCAATTATTATTGCACACCGAGGTGCTAGCGGCTATCGTCCAGAACATACTTTGGCTGCTTATGAATTAGGCATCGCACTAGGCGCTGATTATATTGAACCTGATTTAGTTTCCACCAAAGACGGTGTTTTAATTGCTCGTCACGAAAATGAGATTTCTGAAACCACTGATGTTGCTAGCCATGCAGAATTTGCTTACCGTCAAACCACCAAAATAATTGATGGCGAATCGAAAACTGGCTGGTTTACTGAAGACTTTACCTTGACAGAAATAAAAACACTACGAGCTAAGGAGCGAATTGGGCAACTGCGATCGCAAAATACCACCTATGATGGACTCTTAGAAATTCCCACTCTCCAAGAAATCATCGATTTAGTCAAGGTTAAAAGTGCCGAAATTAATCGTGCGATCGGTATTTACCCAGAAACTAAGCACCCAACTTACTTTCAATCTATTGGGTTAGCCCTAGAAGCACCTCTACTTGCGACTTTGACAGCCAACGGTTATCAGGGCGCTAATGCACCTGTTTTCATTCAGTCTTTTGAAGTGGGTAATTTACAAGATTTATCTACAAAGACTGATTTACCTCTGGTGCAATTGCTAAATGACAGTGGTAAACCTTATGATTTTGTCGTTAGTGGCTGCAATCGCACCTATGCAGATTTAGCCACTGCATCAGGTTTAGAAGAAATTGCTAAATATGCACAAGCAGTTGGCGTTCATAAAAATTTGCTGGTTCCGAGAGACAGCAATGGTAAATTGCAATCGCCTACATCTTTAGTCACAGATGCTCATGCGGCTGGTTTGCTGGTTCATGTCTGGACTTTCCGCAATGAAGACTGCTTTTTGCCCCTAGATTTTCAAGGAAATCCCCAAGGGGAATATGAATTATTTTTCAGCTTAGGTATTGATGGCGTATTTAGTGACTATCCAGATACGGCCTTTGCTGTCACTGAAAACCCTCGGTTTAAACTTGGTTCCCCATGA
- a CDS encoding iron-containing redox enzyme family protein produces the protein MQSNLVIFPKAGATKNSTQTEERTITKYDRAEEQFIELLAMEDLDHKLDVKPSRASEFEQALSTAIRAAYGNDRSDEQAHRFLQRILYRINRLKLFWYDDLHNYTNERSLYLYSCRDQIETAWQNWELAQIDVAALPKLDVKQALIERTSADLDPPMSESSRYIREEMTEAGYRHLLAIGSFDGLVEASHLSRILGGTANEVQCTLMRVLIEEYGNGRLSRKHSTFFAQMLAEFGMNTEPEAYFDLVPWEVLASTNHNFLVTERKRDFLRYSGGLTYFEVAGPAVYKNYLVAAQRLGLSEVAVGYWELHIREDERHGRWMLDDVALPLAERYPNDAWELVLGYDQQKLLGDRAAAAVVRSIRQAE, from the coding sequence ATGCAAAGCAATTTAGTTATATTTCCGAAAGCTGGGGCTACGAAAAATAGCACGCAAACTGAAGAAAGAACAATTACCAAGTATGACCGTGCTGAGGAGCAATTTATAGAACTGCTGGCAATGGAGGATTTGGATCATAAACTGGATGTCAAGCCTTCAAGAGCCAGTGAGTTTGAACAGGCGCTCTCAACCGCAATTCGTGCTGCGTATGGAAACGATCGCTCTGATGAACAGGCTCACCGTTTTCTGCAACGTATACTTTATCGAATTAATCGCCTAAAGCTGTTTTGGTACGATGATTTGCACAATTATACCAACGAGCGATCGCTGTATTTGTACTCATGTCGTGACCAAATTGAAACAGCTTGGCAAAACTGGGAACTCGCACAAATTGATGTGGCTGCACTACCAAAATTGGATGTAAAACAAGCTTTAATTGAGCGCACATCTGCCGATTTAGATCCGCCTATGTCGGAGAGTAGCCGCTATATTCGTGAAGAAATGACTGAAGCTGGTTATCGTCACTTGCTAGCGATCGGCTCTTTTGATGGCTTGGTTGAAGCGAGTCATCTTTCCCGGATTTTGGGTGGTACTGCTAATGAAGTGCAGTGTACGCTGATGCGGGTACTCATTGAAGAATACGGCAATGGTCGTTTATCTCGCAAGCACTCGACATTTTTTGCTCAAATGCTGGCTGAATTTGGAATGAACACTGAACCAGAGGCATATTTCGATTTAGTACCTTGGGAAGTGTTGGCTTCTACCAATCATAACTTTCTGGTGACTGAGCGCAAACGCGATTTTCTGCGTTACAGCGGCGGGTTGACCTATTTTGAAGTAGCTGGCCCTGCGGTTTACAAGAATTATTTGGTGGCGGCGCAACGACTGGGACTCTCAGAAGTAGCGGTGGGTTATTGGGAACTACACATCAGGGAAGATGAACGCCACGGCCGTTGGATGTTAGATGATGTGGCTCTGCCATTAGCAGAACGATATCCCAATGATGCGTGGGAACTGGTGCTTGGGTACGACCAACAGAAACTTCTGGGCGATCGCGCCGCTGCTGCTGTTGTGCGATCAATACGCCAAGCAGAATAA
- a CDS encoding peptidoglycan D,D-transpeptidase FtsI family protein — MQKSPSRTKFRKFRNSAFTRRQKGYRQGLLGRLASNIQDQTSSTKSRMFIVWGVLMAAGLGLGVKLYNLQIVKGPKLTEQARSQQMLNLRPFMPRRPVVDRNSNLLAIDRPVYTLYAHPKLFDKSNEDIAERLAPILAKDTAELVKTFQSKKSGIILAPAIPEEMIDRVISLRLNGLEWIQKYSRFYPPDDLVADVVGYVNIDRRGQAGVEYSQEKLLERPVQTVRLSRSGDGSLMPDHAPEGFLHFDDLRLQLTIDSRLQRIARVALKQQMDKFNAKRGAVIVMDALDGSLLALVSQPTYNPNEYGKANISLFKNWTVADLYEPGSTFKPLNVAIALENGVIKADDVFNDSGSIRVANYTIKNAMNNGYGQINIAQILQNSSNIGMVKIIQRLKPSIYYNWLERLGLGQKVDTDLPFEASGRLKSQEEFIASPIEPATTSFGQGFSMTPLQLVQMHGALANGGKLVTPHVVQGLIDTKGQMHDSPNRTIPRQIFSAATAQKVVEMMETVVTDGSGKASQIPGYRIAGKTGTAQKASPSGGYIKGARMTSFVAILPVESPRYVVFALVDEPKGESAYGSTVAAPIVKSVIEALIPLEEIPPSKAIEQRTEAP; from the coding sequence ATGCAGAAGTCACCAAGCAGAACAAAATTTAGAAAGTTTCGGAATTCAGCTTTTACAAGGCGACAAAAGGGTTATAGACAAGGGCTTTTGGGAAGATTAGCCTCTAATATCCAAGACCAAACATCCAGCACCAAGTCTCGAATGTTCATAGTCTGGGGCGTATTAATGGCAGCCGGGTTGGGGTTGGGTGTCAAGTTGTATAATCTACAAATTGTCAAGGGACCAAAGTTAACTGAGCAAGCACGCAGCCAGCAAATGTTGAATTTGCGACCTTTTATGCCTCGTCGCCCGGTGGTAGATCGCAATAGTAATCTGTTGGCGATTGACCGCCCTGTGTATACTTTGTACGCTCATCCCAAGCTTTTTGATAAGTCTAATGAGGATATAGCAGAGCGACTTGCCCCAATATTGGCAAAAGATACAGCCGAATTGGTAAAAACGTTTCAAAGCAAAAAAAGCGGAATTATACTTGCCCCAGCGATACCAGAAGAAATGATCGATCGCGTCATTTCTTTGCGCTTAAATGGGCTGGAGTGGATTCAAAAATACTCTCGATTTTACCCACCAGACGATTTGGTTGCTGATGTGGTGGGCTATGTGAATATTGACCGCCGTGGTCAAGCAGGTGTGGAATACTCTCAAGAGAAGTTGCTAGAACGTCCTGTACAAACGGTGCGGCTCAGTCGGTCGGGTGATGGCTCACTGATGCCTGATCATGCCCCTGAAGGTTTTTTGCATTTTGATGATTTGCGATTGCAACTCACTATTGATAGTCGTCTGCAACGAATTGCCCGCGTTGCGCTCAAACAACAAATGGATAAGTTTAATGCCAAACGTGGGGCGGTAATTGTAATGGATGCGTTGGATGGTTCCTTACTCGCCCTCGTTTCTCAACCTACTTATAACCCTAATGAATATGGTAAAGCTAATATCTCGCTATTTAAAAACTGGACGGTAGCGGATCTTTATGAACCGGGATCGACTTTTAAGCCTTTGAATGTGGCGATCGCTCTGGAAAATGGTGTGATCAAAGCCGATGATGTGTTTAATGACTCCGGTTCTATTCGAGTAGCTAATTACACGATTAAAAATGCTATGAACAATGGTTATGGGCAAATCAACATTGCCCAAATCCTCCAAAATTCTAGCAACATTGGTATGGTGAAAATTATCCAACGCTTAAAGCCTTCAATCTACTACAACTGGCTAGAACGCTTGGGGCTAGGACAAAAAGTTGATACAGATTTACCTTTTGAAGCTAGTGGTCGGCTCAAAAGTCAAGAAGAATTTATCGCTTCGCCAATTGAACCAGCTACTACTTCTTTTGGGCAAGGTTTTTCTATGACACCGTTACAGCTAGTGCAAATGCACGGCGCTTTAGCCAATGGCGGTAAGTTGGTAACACCCCATGTAGTCCAAGGGTTGATTGATACCAAAGGGCAGATGCATGATTCACCCAATCGCACTATACCACGCCAAATTTTCTCAGCCGCAACAGCCCAAAAGGTTGTGGAAATGATGGAAACTGTTGTGACTGACGGCAGCGGAAAGGCTTCACAAATTCCTGGATATCGGATTGCTGGTAAAACTGGTACAGCCCAAAAAGCTAGTCCCTCTGGCGGCTACATCAAGGGTGCTAGGATGACCAGCTTTGTGGCTATTTTACCGGTGGAATCTCCTCGCTATGTAGTGTTTGCACTGGTGGATGAGCCAAAAGGAGAAAGTGCTTATGGTTCTACTGTCGCTGCGCCAATTGTCAAGTCGGTGATCGAAGCGCTGATTCCTCTTGAAGAGATTCCGCCAAGTAAGGCGATTGAGCAACGGACGGAAGCGCCGTAG
- a CDS encoding HIT family protein, producing the protein MKQQKNQFSHLTAIERSYLSFPAQFLLNQNLLQGKILDFGCGFGNDVKILRQKGFDITGYDPYYFPEYPDNKFDTIICFYVLNVLFTEEQTNVLMEVSRLLKPGGKAYYAVRRDIKREGFREHYVHKKPTYQCIVKLPFLSVCLDENRELYEYAHYNHQRNSSNYCIFCNPYRTLRLLTESATAYAIFDGYPISKGHTLVIPKRHVSSYFELPFKEQSACWLMVNKVQELLKTEFEPDGFNVGMNINRAAGQNIMHASIHIIPRYKGDTVGAKSGIRNVIPKKQ; encoded by the coding sequence ATGAAACAGCAAAAAAATCAGTTCAGCCATCTTACTGCGATCGAAAGAAGTTATCTCTCATTTCCGGCACAGTTTTTATTAAATCAAAACCTTTTACAAGGCAAAATACTAGACTTCGGCTGTGGCTTTGGTAATGATGTTAAAATATTGCGCCAAAAAGGTTTTGATATTACAGGCTATGACCCTTATTATTTTCCAGAATATCCTGATAATAAATTTGATACAATAATTTGCTTTTATGTTTTAAATGTTTTATTTACTGAAGAACAAACTAATGTTCTTATGGAAGTATCACGCTTATTAAAACCAGGAGGTAAAGCTTATTATGCTGTGAGAAGGGATATCAAAAGAGAAGGATTCAGAGAACATTATGTCCACAAAAAACCGACATATCAATGTATTGTAAAACTTCCCTTTCTTTCAGTTTGCTTAGATGAAAATCGGGAATTATATGAGTATGCCCACTATAATCATCAGCGAAATTCATCTAATTATTGTATATTCTGTAATCCCTATAGAACTCTCAGGCTATTAACTGAGTCAGCAACTGCTTATGCTATTTTTGATGGCTATCCAATAAGCAAAGGTCATACTTTAGTTATTCCCAAACGTCATGTTAGCAGTTATTTTGAATTACCATTTAAAGAGCAATCTGCTTGCTGGCTTATGGTCAACAAAGTACAAGAACTTCTCAAAACAGAATTTGAACCTGATGGTTTTAATGTAGGAATGAACATCAATCGAGCCGCCGGCCAAAATATTATGCACGCCAGTATTCATATCATCCCTCGTTACAAAGGTGATACTGTTGGCGCTAAAAGTGGAATCAGGAACGTTATTCCTAAAAAACAATAG